The Globicephala melas chromosome 13, mGloMel1.2, whole genome shotgun sequence genome includes a region encoding these proteins:
- the LOC115859249 gene encoding methyl-CpG-binding domain protein 1 isoform X2: MAEDWLDCPALGPGWKRREVFRKSGATCGRSDTYYQSPTGDRIRSKVELTRYLGPACDLTLFDFKQGILCYPAPKAHSLAIPSRKRKKPSKPAKAQKRQVGPSKSEVRKEAPRDETKADAGTVPASLPAPGCCENCGISFSGDGTRRQRLKTLCKDCRAQRIAFNREQRMFKRVGCGECAACQVTEDCGACSTCLLQLPHDVASGLFCKCERRRCLRIVERSRGCGVCRGCQTREDCGRCRVCLRPPRPGLRRQWRCVQRRCLRHLAHRLRRHHQRCQRRPPLAVAPPAGKHGRRRGGCDSKVAPRRRPPRTQPLPALPPSQPPESPELHPRALAPSPPAEFIYYCVDEDELQPYTNRRQNRKCGACAACLRRMDCGHCDFCCDKPKFGGSNQKRQKCRWRQCLQFAMKRLLPSVWAGSEDGAGPPAPYPRRKRPGSARRPRLGQTPKPPLATPMAQPDRAQTPVKQEAGSGFVLPPPGTDLVFLREGASSPVQVPGPAPASTAALLQEAQCPGLSWVVALPQVKQEKADAQEDWTPGTAILTSPVLLPGCPSKAVDPGLPPVKQEPPDPEEDKAEENKDDPTADLAPEEEAGGAGTPVITEIFSLGGTRLRDTAVWLPSLQGRQSGREDGCKEWETEETLAPTSTSCKPRGWPGTHVSLSPPPTSMMWVSCRRSWCPSSQS, translated from the exons ATGGCTGAGGACTGGCTGGACTGCCcggccctgggccctggctggAAGCGCCGTGAGGTCTTTCGCAAGTCAGGTGCCACCTGTGGACGCTCAGACACCTATTACCAGAG ccccacaggaGACAGGATCCGAAGCAAAGTTGAGCTGACCCGATACCTGGGCCCTGCGTGCGATCTCACCCTCTTTGACTTCAAACAAGGCATCCTGTGCTATCCAGCCCCCAAG GCCCATTCCTTGGCCATCCCCAGCAGGAAGCGGAAGAAGCCTTCGAAGCCAGCCAAGGCTCAGAAACGTCAGGTTGGACCTTCGAAGAGCGAAGTCAGGAAGGAGGCCCCAAGGGATGAGACCAAGGCTGATGCTGGCACAGTCCCAGCCTCACTTCCTGCGCCTGG GTGCTGTGAGAACTGTGGAATCAGCTTTTCAGGGGATGGAACCCGACGGCAGCGGCTCAAGACTCTGTGCAAGGACTGCCGAG CACAGAGAATTGCTTTCAACCGGGAGCAGAGGATGTTTAAG CGTGTGGGCTGCGGGGAGTGTGCGGCCTGCCAGGTAACAGAAGACTGTGGGGCCTGCTCCACCTGCCTTCTGCAGTTGCCCCATGATGTGGCCTCGGGGCTGTTCTGCAAGTGTGAGCGAAGACGGTGCCTCCGGATTGTGGAAAGG AGCCGAGGGTGTGGAGTGTGCCGGGGCTGTCAGACCCGAGAGGACTGTGGCCGTTGTCGAGTCTGCCTTCGCCCTCCCCGCCCTGGTCTCAGGCGCCAGTGGAGGTGCGTCCAGCGGCGTTGCCTGCGG CACCTTGCACACCGCCTCCGCCGCCACCATCAGCGATGTCAACGACGCCCTCCCCTAGCTGTGGCTCCCCCTGCT GGTAAACACGGCCGCCGCAGGGGAGGCTGCGACTCCAAGGTGGCTCCCCGGCGGCGCCCCCCCCGAACCCAGCCACTGCCTGCACTTCCGCCCTCGCAGCCTCCAGAGTCTCCAGAGCTG CACCCCAGAGCCCTGGCCCCCTCGCCACCTGCTGAATTCATCTATTACTGTGTAGACGAGGACGAGCTA CAGCCTTACACGAACCGTCGGCAGAACCGCAAGTGTGGGGCCTGTGCGGCCTGCCTGCGGCGGATGGACTGTGGCCACTGCGACTTCTGCTGTGATAAGCCCAAATTCGGGGGCAGCAACCAGAAGCGCCAGAAGTGTCGTTGGCGCCAGTGCCTGCAGTTTGCTATG AAGCGGCTGCTGCCAAGTGTCTGGGCAGGTTCCGAGGATGGCGCCGGGCCACCCGCACCTTACCCGCGTCGAAAGAGGCCTGGCTCTGCTCGAAGGCCCCGTCTGGGTCAGACCCCGAAGCCTCCCTTGGCCACGCCCATGGCCCAGCCAGACCGTGCCCAGACTCCAGTGAAGCAGGAAGCAGGCAGTGGCTTTGTGCTGCCCCCGCCTGGCACCGACCTCGTGTTCTTACGGGAGGGTGCAAGCAGTCCCGTGCAGGTGCCTGGCCCAGCTCCAGCCTCCACAGCGGCTCTGTTACAG GAGGCCCAGTGCCCTGGCCTGAGTTGGGTCGTGGCCTTACCCCAGGTGAAGCAAGAGAAGGCGGATGCCCAGGAAGACTGGACACCGGGCACAGCCATCCTGACTTCTCCTGTATTGCTGCCTGGCTGCCCCAGCAAG GCAGTAGACCCAGGCCTGCCACCTGTGAAGCAAGAGCCACCTGACCCTGAGGAGGACAAGGCGGAGGAGAACAAGGATGACCCCACCGCTGACTTGGCCCcagaggaggaggcaggaggggctggCACGCCCGTG ATCACGGAGATTTTCAGCCTGGGTGGAACCCGCCTCCGGGACACAGCAGTCTGGTTGCCAAG TCTGCAGGGCAGGCAATCGGGAAGGGAAGATGGATGTAAAGAGTGGGAGACCGAGGAGACACTGGCGCCCACGAGCACGAGCTGCAAACCACGCGGATGGCCCGGAACCCATGTCAGCCTCTCACCACCTCCAACTTCGATGATGTGGGTTTCCTGCAGAAGAAGCTGGTGCCCTTCATCACAGAGTTAA
- the LOC115859249 gene encoding methyl-CpG-binding domain protein 1 isoform X20: MAEDWLDCPALGPGWKRREVFRKSGATCGRSDTYYQSPTGDRIRSKVELTRYLGPACDLTLFDFKQGILCYPAPKAHSLAIPSRKRKKPSKPAKAQKRQVGPSKSEVRKEAPRDETKADAGTVPASLPAPGCCENCGISFSGDGTRRQRLKTLCKDCRAQRIAFNREQRMFKRVGCGECAACQVTEDCGACSTCLLQLPHDVASGLFCKCERRRCLRIVERSRGCGVCRGCQTREDCGRCRVCLRPPRPGLRRQWRCVQRRCLRGKHGRRRGGCDSKVAPRRRPPRTQPLPALPPSQPPESPELHPRALAPSPPAEFIYYCVDEDELQPYTNRRQNRKCGACAACLRRMDCGHCDFCCDKPKFGGSNQKRQKCRWRQCLQFAMKRLLPSVWAGSEDGAGPPAPYPRRKRPGSARRPRLGQTPKPPLATPMAQPDRAQTPVKQEAGSGFVLPPPGTDLVFLREGASSPVQVPGPAPASTAALLQAVDPGLPPVKQEPPDPEEDKAEENKDDPTADLAPEEEAGGAGTPVITEIFSLGGTRLRDTAVWLPSLQGRQSGREDGCKEWETEETLAPTSTSCKPRGWPGTHVSLSPPPTSMMWVSCRRSWCPSSQS, from the exons ATGGCTGAGGACTGGCTGGACTGCCcggccctgggccctggctggAAGCGCCGTGAGGTCTTTCGCAAGTCAGGTGCCACCTGTGGACGCTCAGACACCTATTACCAGAG ccccacaggaGACAGGATCCGAAGCAAAGTTGAGCTGACCCGATACCTGGGCCCTGCGTGCGATCTCACCCTCTTTGACTTCAAACAAGGCATCCTGTGCTATCCAGCCCCCAAG GCCCATTCCTTGGCCATCCCCAGCAGGAAGCGGAAGAAGCCTTCGAAGCCAGCCAAGGCTCAGAAACGTCAGGTTGGACCTTCGAAGAGCGAAGTCAGGAAGGAGGCCCCAAGGGATGAGACCAAGGCTGATGCTGGCACAGTCCCAGCCTCACTTCCTGCGCCTGG GTGCTGTGAGAACTGTGGAATCAGCTTTTCAGGGGATGGAACCCGACGGCAGCGGCTCAAGACTCTGTGCAAGGACTGCCGAG CACAGAGAATTGCTTTCAACCGGGAGCAGAGGATGTTTAAG CGTGTGGGCTGCGGGGAGTGTGCGGCCTGCCAGGTAACAGAAGACTGTGGGGCCTGCTCCACCTGCCTTCTGCAGTTGCCCCATGATGTGGCCTCGGGGCTGTTCTGCAAGTGTGAGCGAAGACGGTGCCTCCGGATTGTGGAAAGG AGCCGAGGGTGTGGAGTGTGCCGGGGCTGTCAGACCCGAGAGGACTGTGGCCGTTGTCGAGTCTGCCTTCGCCCTCCCCGCCCTGGTCTCAGGCGCCAGTGGAGGTGCGTCCAGCGGCGTTGCCTGCGG GGTAAACACGGCCGCCGCAGGGGAGGCTGCGACTCCAAGGTGGCTCCCCGGCGGCGCCCCCCCCGAACCCAGCCACTGCCTGCACTTCCGCCCTCGCAGCCTCCAGAGTCTCCAGAGCTG CACCCCAGAGCCCTGGCCCCCTCGCCACCTGCTGAATTCATCTATTACTGTGTAGACGAGGACGAGCTA CAGCCTTACACGAACCGTCGGCAGAACCGCAAGTGTGGGGCCTGTGCGGCCTGCCTGCGGCGGATGGACTGTGGCCACTGCGACTTCTGCTGTGATAAGCCCAAATTCGGGGGCAGCAACCAGAAGCGCCAGAAGTGTCGTTGGCGCCAGTGCCTGCAGTTTGCTATG AAGCGGCTGCTGCCAAGTGTCTGGGCAGGTTCCGAGGATGGCGCCGGGCCACCCGCACCTTACCCGCGTCGAAAGAGGCCTGGCTCTGCTCGAAGGCCCCGTCTGGGTCAGACCCCGAAGCCTCCCTTGGCCACGCCCATGGCCCAGCCAGACCGTGCCCAGACTCCAGTGAAGCAGGAAGCAGGCAGTGGCTTTGTGCTGCCCCCGCCTGGCACCGACCTCGTGTTCTTACGGGAGGGTGCAAGCAGTCCCGTGCAGGTGCCTGGCCCAGCTCCAGCCTCCACAGCGGCTCTGTTACAG GCAGTAGACCCAGGCCTGCCACCTGTGAAGCAAGAGCCACCTGACCCTGAGGAGGACAAGGCGGAGGAGAACAAGGATGACCCCACCGCTGACTTGGCCCcagaggaggaggcaggaggggctggCACGCCCGTG ATCACGGAGATTTTCAGCCTGGGTGGAACCCGCCTCCGGGACACAGCAGTCTGGTTGCCAAG TCTGCAGGGCAGGCAATCGGGAAGGGAAGATGGATGTAAAGAGTGGGAGACCGAGGAGACACTGGCGCCCACGAGCACGAGCTGCAAACCACGCGGATGGCCCGGAACCCATGTCAGCCTCTCACCACCTCCAACTTCGATGATGTGGGTTTCCTGCAGAAGAAGCTGGTGCCCTTCATCACAGAGTTAA
- the LOC115859249 gene encoding methyl-CpG-binding domain protein 1 isoform X13 produces MAEDWLDCPALGPGWKRREVFRKSGATCGRSDTYYQSPTGDRIRSKVELTRYLGPACDLTLFDFKQGILCYPAPKAHSLAIPSRKRKKPSKPAKAQKRQVGPSKSEVRKEAPRDETKADAGTVPASLPAPGCCENCGISFSGDGTRRQRLKTLCKDCRAQRIAFNREQRMFKRVGCGECAACQVTEDCGACSTCLLQLPHDVASGLFCKCERRRCLRIVERSRGCGVCRGCQTREDCGRCRVCLRPPRPGLRRQWRCVQRRCLRGKHGRRRGGCDSKVAPRRRPPRTQPLPALPPSQPPESPELQPYTNRRQNRKCGACAACLRRMDCGHCDFCCDKPKFGGSNQKRQKCRWRQCLQFAMKRLLPSVWAGSEDGAGPPAPYPRRKRPGSARRPRLGQTPKPPLATPMAQPDRAQTPVKQEAGSGFVLPPPGTDLVFLREGASSPVQVPGPAPASTAALLQEAQCPGLSWVVALPQVKQEKADAQEDWTPGTAILTSPVLLPGCPSKAVDPGLPPVKQEPPDPEEDKAEENKDDPTADLAPEEEAGGAGTPVITEIFSLGGTRLRDTAVWLPSLQGRQSGREDGCKEWETEETLAPTSTSCKPRGWPGTHVSLSPPPTSMMWVSCRRSWCPSSQS; encoded by the exons ATGGCTGAGGACTGGCTGGACTGCCcggccctgggccctggctggAAGCGCCGTGAGGTCTTTCGCAAGTCAGGTGCCACCTGTGGACGCTCAGACACCTATTACCAGAG ccccacaggaGACAGGATCCGAAGCAAAGTTGAGCTGACCCGATACCTGGGCCCTGCGTGCGATCTCACCCTCTTTGACTTCAAACAAGGCATCCTGTGCTATCCAGCCCCCAAG GCCCATTCCTTGGCCATCCCCAGCAGGAAGCGGAAGAAGCCTTCGAAGCCAGCCAAGGCTCAGAAACGTCAGGTTGGACCTTCGAAGAGCGAAGTCAGGAAGGAGGCCCCAAGGGATGAGACCAAGGCTGATGCTGGCACAGTCCCAGCCTCACTTCCTGCGCCTGG GTGCTGTGAGAACTGTGGAATCAGCTTTTCAGGGGATGGAACCCGACGGCAGCGGCTCAAGACTCTGTGCAAGGACTGCCGAG CACAGAGAATTGCTTTCAACCGGGAGCAGAGGATGTTTAAG CGTGTGGGCTGCGGGGAGTGTGCGGCCTGCCAGGTAACAGAAGACTGTGGGGCCTGCTCCACCTGCCTTCTGCAGTTGCCCCATGATGTGGCCTCGGGGCTGTTCTGCAAGTGTGAGCGAAGACGGTGCCTCCGGATTGTGGAAAGG AGCCGAGGGTGTGGAGTGTGCCGGGGCTGTCAGACCCGAGAGGACTGTGGCCGTTGTCGAGTCTGCCTTCGCCCTCCCCGCCCTGGTCTCAGGCGCCAGTGGAGGTGCGTCCAGCGGCGTTGCCTGCGG GGTAAACACGGCCGCCGCAGGGGAGGCTGCGACTCCAAGGTGGCTCCCCGGCGGCGCCCCCCCCGAACCCAGCCACTGCCTGCACTTCCGCCCTCGCAGCCTCCAGAGTCTCCAGAGCTG CAGCCTTACACGAACCGTCGGCAGAACCGCAAGTGTGGGGCCTGTGCGGCCTGCCTGCGGCGGATGGACTGTGGCCACTGCGACTTCTGCTGTGATAAGCCCAAATTCGGGGGCAGCAACCAGAAGCGCCAGAAGTGTCGTTGGCGCCAGTGCCTGCAGTTTGCTATG AAGCGGCTGCTGCCAAGTGTCTGGGCAGGTTCCGAGGATGGCGCCGGGCCACCCGCACCTTACCCGCGTCGAAAGAGGCCTGGCTCTGCTCGAAGGCCCCGTCTGGGTCAGACCCCGAAGCCTCCCTTGGCCACGCCCATGGCCCAGCCAGACCGTGCCCAGACTCCAGTGAAGCAGGAAGCAGGCAGTGGCTTTGTGCTGCCCCCGCCTGGCACCGACCTCGTGTTCTTACGGGAGGGTGCAAGCAGTCCCGTGCAGGTGCCTGGCCCAGCTCCAGCCTCCACAGCGGCTCTGTTACAG GAGGCCCAGTGCCCTGGCCTGAGTTGGGTCGTGGCCTTACCCCAGGTGAAGCAAGAGAAGGCGGATGCCCAGGAAGACTGGACACCGGGCACAGCCATCCTGACTTCTCCTGTATTGCTGCCTGGCTGCCCCAGCAAG GCAGTAGACCCAGGCCTGCCACCTGTGAAGCAAGAGCCACCTGACCCTGAGGAGGACAAGGCGGAGGAGAACAAGGATGACCCCACCGCTGACTTGGCCCcagaggaggaggcaggaggggctggCACGCCCGTG ATCACGGAGATTTTCAGCCTGGGTGGAACCCGCCTCCGGGACACAGCAGTCTGGTTGCCAAG TCTGCAGGGCAGGCAATCGGGAAGGGAAGATGGATGTAAAGAGTGGGAGACCGAGGAGACACTGGCGCCCACGAGCACGAGCTGCAAACCACGCGGATGGCCCGGAACCCATGTCAGCCTCTCACCACCTCCAACTTCGATGATGTGGGTTTCCTGCAGAAGAAGCTGGTGCCCTTCATCACAGAGTTAA
- the LOC115859249 gene encoding methyl-CpG-binding domain protein 1 isoform X12 produces MAEDWLDCPALGPGWKRREVFRKSGATCGRSDTYYQSPTGDRIRSKVELTRYLGPACDLTLFDFKQGILCYPAPKAHSLAIPSRKRKKPSKPAKAQKRQVGPSKSEVRKEAPRDETKADAGTVPASLPAPGCCENCGISFSGDGTRRQRLKTLCKDCRAQRIAFNREQRMFKRVGCGECAACQVTEDCGACSTCLLQLPHDVASGLFCKCERRRCLRIVERSRGCGVCRGCQTREDCGRCRVCLRPPRPGLRRQWRCVQRRCLRHLAHRLRRHHQRCQRRPPLAVAPPAGKHGRRRGGCDSKVAPRRRPPRTQPLPALPPSQPPESPELHPRALAPSPPAEFIYYCVDEDELQPYTNRRQNRKCGACAACLRRMDCGHCDFCCDKPKFGGSNQKRQKCRWRQCLQFAMKRLLPSVWAGSEDGAGPPAPYPRRKRPGSARRPRLGQTPKPPLATPMAQPDRAQTPVKQEAGSGFVLPPPGTDLVFLREGASSPVQVPGPAPASTAALLQAVDPGLPPVKQEPPDPEEDKAEENKDDPTADLAPEEEAGGAGTPVITEIFSLGGTRLRDTAVWLPSLQGRQSGREDGCKEWETEETLAPTSTSCKPRGWPGTHVSLSPPPTSMMWVSCRRSWCPSSQS; encoded by the exons ATGGCTGAGGACTGGCTGGACTGCCcggccctgggccctggctggAAGCGCCGTGAGGTCTTTCGCAAGTCAGGTGCCACCTGTGGACGCTCAGACACCTATTACCAGAG ccccacaggaGACAGGATCCGAAGCAAAGTTGAGCTGACCCGATACCTGGGCCCTGCGTGCGATCTCACCCTCTTTGACTTCAAACAAGGCATCCTGTGCTATCCAGCCCCCAAG GCCCATTCCTTGGCCATCCCCAGCAGGAAGCGGAAGAAGCCTTCGAAGCCAGCCAAGGCTCAGAAACGTCAGGTTGGACCTTCGAAGAGCGAAGTCAGGAAGGAGGCCCCAAGGGATGAGACCAAGGCTGATGCTGGCACAGTCCCAGCCTCACTTCCTGCGCCTGG GTGCTGTGAGAACTGTGGAATCAGCTTTTCAGGGGATGGAACCCGACGGCAGCGGCTCAAGACTCTGTGCAAGGACTGCCGAG CACAGAGAATTGCTTTCAACCGGGAGCAGAGGATGTTTAAG CGTGTGGGCTGCGGGGAGTGTGCGGCCTGCCAGGTAACAGAAGACTGTGGGGCCTGCTCCACCTGCCTTCTGCAGTTGCCCCATGATGTGGCCTCGGGGCTGTTCTGCAAGTGTGAGCGAAGACGGTGCCTCCGGATTGTGGAAAGG AGCCGAGGGTGTGGAGTGTGCCGGGGCTGTCAGACCCGAGAGGACTGTGGCCGTTGTCGAGTCTGCCTTCGCCCTCCCCGCCCTGGTCTCAGGCGCCAGTGGAGGTGCGTCCAGCGGCGTTGCCTGCGG CACCTTGCACACCGCCTCCGCCGCCACCATCAGCGATGTCAACGACGCCCTCCCCTAGCTGTGGCTCCCCCTGCT GGTAAACACGGCCGCCGCAGGGGAGGCTGCGACTCCAAGGTGGCTCCCCGGCGGCGCCCCCCCCGAACCCAGCCACTGCCTGCACTTCCGCCCTCGCAGCCTCCAGAGTCTCCAGAGCTG CACCCCAGAGCCCTGGCCCCCTCGCCACCTGCTGAATTCATCTATTACTGTGTAGACGAGGACGAGCTA CAGCCTTACACGAACCGTCGGCAGAACCGCAAGTGTGGGGCCTGTGCGGCCTGCCTGCGGCGGATGGACTGTGGCCACTGCGACTTCTGCTGTGATAAGCCCAAATTCGGGGGCAGCAACCAGAAGCGCCAGAAGTGTCGTTGGCGCCAGTGCCTGCAGTTTGCTATG AAGCGGCTGCTGCCAAGTGTCTGGGCAGGTTCCGAGGATGGCGCCGGGCCACCCGCACCTTACCCGCGTCGAAAGAGGCCTGGCTCTGCTCGAAGGCCCCGTCTGGGTCAGACCCCGAAGCCTCCCTTGGCCACGCCCATGGCCCAGCCAGACCGTGCCCAGACTCCAGTGAAGCAGGAAGCAGGCAGTGGCTTTGTGCTGCCCCCGCCTGGCACCGACCTCGTGTTCTTACGGGAGGGTGCAAGCAGTCCCGTGCAGGTGCCTGGCCCAGCTCCAGCCTCCACAGCGGCTCTGTTACAG GCAGTAGACCCAGGCCTGCCACCTGTGAAGCAAGAGCCACCTGACCCTGAGGAGGACAAGGCGGAGGAGAACAAGGATGACCCCACCGCTGACTTGGCCCcagaggaggaggcaggaggggctggCACGCCCGTG ATCACGGAGATTTTCAGCCTGGGTGGAACCCGCCTCCGGGACACAGCAGTCTGGTTGCCAAG TCTGCAGGGCAGGCAATCGGGAAGGGAAGATGGATGTAAAGAGTGGGAGACCGAGGAGACACTGGCGCCCACGAGCACGAGCTGCAAACCACGCGGATGGCCCGGAACCCATGTCAGCCTCTCACCACCTCCAACTTCGATGATGTGGGTTTCCTGCAGAAGAAGCTGGTGCCCTTCATCACAGAGTTAA
- the LOC115859249 gene encoding methyl-CpG-binding domain protein 1 isoform X18: MAEDWLDCPALGPGWKRREVFRKSGATCGRSDTYYQSPTGDRIRSKVELTRYLGPACDLTLFDFKQGILCYPAPKAHSLAIPSRKRKKPSKPAKAQKRQVGPSKSEVRKEAPRDETKADAGTVPASLPAPGCCENCGISFSGDGTRRQRLKTLCKDCRAQRIAFNREQRMFKRVGCGECAACQVTEDCGACSTCLLQLPHDVASGLFCKCERRRCLRIVERSRGCGVCRGCQTREDCGRCRVCLRPPRPGLRRQWRCVQRRCLRGKHGRRRGGCDSKVAPRRRPPRTQPLPALPPSQPPESPELQPYTNRRQNRKCGACAACLRRMDCGHCDFCCDKPKFGGSNQKRQKCRWRQCLQFAMKRLLPSVWAGSEDGAGPPAPYPRRKRPGSARRPRLGQTPKPPLATPMAQPDRAQTPVKQEAGSGFVLPPPGTDLVFLREGASSPVQVPGPAPASTAALLQEAQCPGLSWVVALPQVKQEKADAQEDWTPGTAILTSPVLLPGCPSKAVDPGLPPVKQEPPDPEEDKAEENKDDPTADLAPEEEAGGAGTPVITEIFSLGGTRLRDTAVWLPRAGNREGKMDVKSGRPRRHWRPRARAANHADGPEPMSASHHLQLR; encoded by the exons ATGGCTGAGGACTGGCTGGACTGCCcggccctgggccctggctggAAGCGCCGTGAGGTCTTTCGCAAGTCAGGTGCCACCTGTGGACGCTCAGACACCTATTACCAGAG ccccacaggaGACAGGATCCGAAGCAAAGTTGAGCTGACCCGATACCTGGGCCCTGCGTGCGATCTCACCCTCTTTGACTTCAAACAAGGCATCCTGTGCTATCCAGCCCCCAAG GCCCATTCCTTGGCCATCCCCAGCAGGAAGCGGAAGAAGCCTTCGAAGCCAGCCAAGGCTCAGAAACGTCAGGTTGGACCTTCGAAGAGCGAAGTCAGGAAGGAGGCCCCAAGGGATGAGACCAAGGCTGATGCTGGCACAGTCCCAGCCTCACTTCCTGCGCCTGG GTGCTGTGAGAACTGTGGAATCAGCTTTTCAGGGGATGGAACCCGACGGCAGCGGCTCAAGACTCTGTGCAAGGACTGCCGAG CACAGAGAATTGCTTTCAACCGGGAGCAGAGGATGTTTAAG CGTGTGGGCTGCGGGGAGTGTGCGGCCTGCCAGGTAACAGAAGACTGTGGGGCCTGCTCCACCTGCCTTCTGCAGTTGCCCCATGATGTGGCCTCGGGGCTGTTCTGCAAGTGTGAGCGAAGACGGTGCCTCCGGATTGTGGAAAGG AGCCGAGGGTGTGGAGTGTGCCGGGGCTGTCAGACCCGAGAGGACTGTGGCCGTTGTCGAGTCTGCCTTCGCCCTCCCCGCCCTGGTCTCAGGCGCCAGTGGAGGTGCGTCCAGCGGCGTTGCCTGCGG GGTAAACACGGCCGCCGCAGGGGAGGCTGCGACTCCAAGGTGGCTCCCCGGCGGCGCCCCCCCCGAACCCAGCCACTGCCTGCACTTCCGCCCTCGCAGCCTCCAGAGTCTCCAGAGCTG CAGCCTTACACGAACCGTCGGCAGAACCGCAAGTGTGGGGCCTGTGCGGCCTGCCTGCGGCGGATGGACTGTGGCCACTGCGACTTCTGCTGTGATAAGCCCAAATTCGGGGGCAGCAACCAGAAGCGCCAGAAGTGTCGTTGGCGCCAGTGCCTGCAGTTTGCTATG AAGCGGCTGCTGCCAAGTGTCTGGGCAGGTTCCGAGGATGGCGCCGGGCCACCCGCACCTTACCCGCGTCGAAAGAGGCCTGGCTCTGCTCGAAGGCCCCGTCTGGGTCAGACCCCGAAGCCTCCCTTGGCCACGCCCATGGCCCAGCCAGACCGTGCCCAGACTCCAGTGAAGCAGGAAGCAGGCAGTGGCTTTGTGCTGCCCCCGCCTGGCACCGACCTCGTGTTCTTACGGGAGGGTGCAAGCAGTCCCGTGCAGGTGCCTGGCCCAGCTCCAGCCTCCACAGCGGCTCTGTTACAG GAGGCCCAGTGCCCTGGCCTGAGTTGGGTCGTGGCCTTACCCCAGGTGAAGCAAGAGAAGGCGGATGCCCAGGAAGACTGGACACCGGGCACAGCCATCCTGACTTCTCCTGTATTGCTGCCTGGCTGCCCCAGCAAG GCAGTAGACCCAGGCCTGCCACCTGTGAAGCAAGAGCCACCTGACCCTGAGGAGGACAAGGCGGAGGAGAACAAGGATGACCCCACCGCTGACTTGGCCCcagaggaggaggcaggaggggctggCACGCCCGTG ATCACGGAGATTTTCAGCCTGGGTGGAACCCGCCTCCGGGACACAGCAGTCTGGTTGCCAAG GGCAGGCAATCGGGAAGGGAAGATGGATGTAAAGAGTGGGAGACCGAGGAGACACTGGCGCCCACGAGCACGAGCTGCAAACCACGCGGATGGCCCGGAACCCATGTCAGCCTCTCACCACCTCCAACTTCGATGA